The Paenibacillus sp. MBLB1832 genome has a window encoding:
- a CDS encoding aldo/keto reductase yields the protein MTHSSANPTTNHLQSTVTLSNGVAMPWLGLGVFKVAEGPEAAEAVKEALRIGYRSIDTAAIYGNEASVGQGLREGMAAYGIKREDIFVTSKVWNADLGYASTLAAYETSLGKLGLDYLDLYLIHWPVQGKYVDAWRALEKIYQEGRVKAIGVSNFQIHHLEDVMRTGQTIPMVNQVELHPLLSQQPLHDFCKANGIQLEAWSPLMQGQLLDNSTLQAIAAKHNKSIAQVILRWDIQRGIVTIPKSTKANRILENGTIFDFELTDEDMSLIDGMNQNLRVGPDPDNFDF from the coding sequence ATGACACATTCATCAGCTAACCCAACAACCAACCACCTTCAATCGACAGTTACCCTAAGCAACGGTGTTGCTATGCCCTGGCTTGGGCTTGGTGTTTTCAAAGTTGCGGAAGGACCTGAAGCCGCAGAGGCCGTGAAAGAGGCGCTCCGCATCGGCTACCGCTCCATCGACACTGCGGCGATCTATGGGAACGAAGCTAGCGTGGGTCAAGGGCTCCGCGAAGGTATGGCGGCGTATGGCATCAAGCGCGAGGACATTTTCGTCACCTCCAAAGTGTGGAACGCTGACCTCGGGTACGCTTCTACGCTTGCGGCTTATGAAACCAGCCTAGGGAAGCTTGGCCTGGACTATCTGGATCTGTACCTCATTCATTGGCCTGTCCAAGGCAAATACGTGGATGCATGGCGGGCGCTGGAGAAGATCTACCAAGAAGGACGTGTTAAGGCAATCGGTGTAAGCAACTTTCAAATTCATCATCTAGAGGATGTGATGCGCACAGGGCAAACCATTCCGATGGTGAATCAGGTGGAGCTTCACCCTCTTCTCTCTCAACAACCCCTGCACGACTTCTGCAAAGCGAATGGCATTCAACTAGAAGCCTGGTCGCCGCTTATGCAGGGCCAGCTTCTAGATAACAGCACGCTGCAAGCTATCGCGGCCAAACATAACAAATCCATCGCGCAAGTGATCTTGCGGTGGGATATTCAGCGCGGGATCGTCACAATCCCGAAATCGACGAAGGCGAATCGGATTCTGGAGAACGGGACGATTTTTGATTTTGAGCTGACGGATGAGGATATGAGCTTGATCGATGGGATGAATCAGAATCTGCGTGTGGGACCGGATCCGGATAACTTTGATTTTTAA
- a CDS encoding GNAT family N-acetyltransferase: MSIAELFTTFPYIRTERLFLRQIVSEDAEDLYRYYTNPLVTKHLDWLGPSSIEDSMALINGWHQAFHARKLLPWGISYGPTAQSEILGTIMIMPTRGNFEDTPLFPLSVGYELKAEHWNKGIMSEALQAVLDFTRTHVGARRIQAEVYPENAASLRLLKKLGFQEEGLLRQYMMHEVTKKLLDVIMLALLC; the protein is encoded by the coding sequence ATGTCTATTGCCGAACTATTTACTACCTTCCCCTACATACGTACGGAACGGCTCTTTTTACGACAGATTGTTTCTGAGGATGCAGAAGATTTGTATCGTTATTACACGAATCCGCTTGTTACCAAACATTTAGATTGGCTGGGTCCCTCTTCAATTGAAGATTCAATGGCGCTGATTAATGGATGGCACCAAGCTTTTCATGCAAGAAAGCTCCTTCCATGGGGGATCTCGTATGGGCCAACAGCACAATCGGAAATTTTGGGTACTATTATGATCATGCCAACGCGTGGTAATTTTGAAGATACTCCTCTTTTCCCATTGTCTGTTGGCTATGAATTAAAAGCAGAGCATTGGAACAAAGGCATTATGTCCGAAGCACTACAAGCCGTTCTCGACTTCACTCGCACACACGTCGGTGCGCGCAGGATACAGGCCGAGGTCTATCCCGAGAACGCTGCTTCTCTAAGGCTCCTGAAAAAACTGGGCTTCCAAGAGGAAGGTCTCCTGAGGCAATACATGATGCACGAGGTGACTAAAAAGCTGCTTGATGTAATCATGCTCGCCCTACTTTGTTAA
- a CDS encoding catalase: MNHDKSEHTSSHDTSKMTLTNRQGHPISDNQNIRTIGNRGPSTLENYHYIEKISHFDRERIPERVVHARGAGAHGYFEAYGTVGDEPVSTYTRAKLFQEKGKRTPVFVRFSTVVHGTYSPETLRDPRGFATKFYTEDGNWDLVGNNLKIFFIRDPLKFPDMVHAFKPDPVTNLQNPEKMFDFVSNTPEATHMITFLFSPWGIPANYRQMQGSGVNTYKWVNANGDAVLVKYHWEPLKQGMKNLKQSEAEAIQGKNISHATQDLYEAIAKGDYPEWELCVQILSDDEHPELDFDPLDPTKLWDHEKIPFRKVGKMVLDRNPENYFAEVEQAAFGTGVLVDGLDFSDDKLLQGRTFSYSDTQRYRVGTNYLQLPINAPKSHVATNQRDGQMTLMVDKAAGQNPHVNYEPSSLGGLQEAAPSGREHQPMYHDRLVREKISRTNDFGQAGDTYRKFEDWERDELIANLVDALKICKPVIQANMIRYFTQADPDYGRRVAEGLAQAKVEMEHLGSPAAKAGAEMAESAGQRSDGY; the protein is encoded by the coding sequence ATGAACCATGATAAGTCAGAACATACAAGTTCTCATGATACGAGTAAAATGACGCTAACGAATCGCCAAGGCCATCCGATCTCGGATAATCAAAACATTCGCACGATCGGTAATCGCGGGCCGTCGACGCTTGAGAATTACCATTATATCGAGAAAATCTCGCATTTTGATCGGGAGCGTATTCCAGAACGTGTGGTGCATGCGCGCGGCGCTGGGGCTCACGGCTATTTCGAGGCGTATGGGACGGTGGGCGACGAGCCGGTTTCGACATATACGCGGGCTAAGCTTTTTCAGGAAAAGGGAAAGCGGACGCCTGTATTTGTGCGGTTTTCGACGGTGGTGCACGGCACCTACTCGCCAGAAACGCTGCGTGATCCGCGCGGCTTCGCTACGAAATTTTATACCGAGGATGGCAATTGGGACTTGGTCGGCAATAATTTGAAAATCTTTTTTATCCGAGACCCGTTGAAGTTCCCTGATATGGTGCATGCGTTTAAGCCAGACCCTGTGACGAATCTGCAGAATCCGGAAAAAATGTTCGATTTCGTATCCAATACGCCCGAAGCGACGCATATGATTACGTTCCTCTTCTCGCCGTGGGGGATTCCCGCGAATTATCGGCAGATGCAGGGTTCGGGCGTCAATACGTACAAGTGGGTCAATGCCAACGGGGATGCGGTGCTCGTGAAATATCACTGGGAGCCGCTGAAGCAAGGGATGAAGAATCTAAAGCAGTCCGAAGCCGAGGCGATTCAAGGTAAAAATATTAGCCACGCCACGCAGGATCTATACGAAGCGATTGCGAAGGGCGACTACCCCGAGTGGGAGCTGTGCGTGCAGATTCTCAGTGACGACGAGCACCCTGAGCTCGATTTCGATCCGCTGGATCCGACGAAGCTGTGGGACCATGAGAAGATTCCATTTCGTAAGGTAGGCAAAATGGTGCTGGACCGCAATCCGGAGAATTATTTTGCTGAGGTGGAGCAGGCGGCTTTCGGAACGGGCGTGCTCGTGGATGGCCTTGATTTCTCCGATGATAAGCTGCTGCAGGGCAGGACCTTCTCCTATTCGGATACGCAGCGGTATCGTGTAGGGACGAATTACTTGCAGCTGCCGATCAATGCGCCGAAGTCGCATGTCGCGACGAACCAGCGGGATGGACAAATGACGCTGATGGTGGATAAAGCTGCGGGGCAGAATCCGCATGTGAATTATGAGCCATCGTCGCTCGGCGGCTTGCAGGAAGCGGCGCCATCGGGTCGCGAGCATCAGCCGATGTATCATGATCGGCTCGTGCGTGAGAAGATTAGCCGCACGAACGATTTTGGGCAGGCGGGCGATACGTACCGCAAGTTCGAGGATTGGGAGCGCGATGAGTTAATCGCGAATCTGGTGGATGCGTTGAAGATCTGTAAGCCTGTAATCCAGGCGAACATGATCCGTTATTTTACGCAGGCCGACCCGGATTATGGTCGGCGGGTGGCGGAAGGCCTCGCGCAGGCGAAGGTGGAGATGGAGCACTTGGGCTCGCCTGCCGCGAAGGCAGGCGCGGAAATGGCCGAGAGCGCTGGGCAGCGGTCGGACGGGTATTAG
- a CDS encoding NAD-dependent epimerase/dehydratase family protein, which translates to MGKQVNVIFGTGPLGMAVMRELKRRGVERIRMVNRSGRLSEEAAVEVARGDASQLAETVELCKDAAVVYHCAHPGYTNWPTQFPGLTRGIMAGAAAAGAKLIYGDNLYMYGQVNQPLTENLPHLATGKKGLTRAQMAEELLLAHQSGKLRVAIGRASDFYGPGVKQSSLGDRVFGFALSGKPVDLLGNLDVPHTYTYIDDFARGLVTLGHEDRALGQVWHVPSAKTHTTREMLGLIFDELGSARKIRTSSRGMVTMIGLFHPMLRELKEVFYEFEQPFVVDHSKYLAAFGDQGTTPHDVAIRETVRWYRQAMGE; encoded by the coding sequence ATGGGTAAACAGGTGAATGTGATTTTTGGAACGGGGCCTTTAGGAATGGCGGTCATGCGGGAATTAAAACGGCGCGGGGTCGAGCGGATTCGCATGGTCAATCGCAGCGGCAGATTGTCCGAGGAGGCAGCGGTTGAAGTGGCTCGAGGGGATGCGTCCCAGCTTGCTGAGACCGTGGAGCTCTGCAAGGATGCTGCGGTGGTTTACCACTGTGCCCATCCAGGCTACACGAATTGGCCAACGCAATTTCCTGGTCTTACCCGGGGGATTATGGCGGGTGCCGCTGCTGCAGGTGCGAAGCTGATCTATGGCGACAACCTGTACATGTACGGCCAAGTGAATCAACCTCTGACGGAGAACCTGCCGCACCTCGCTACGGGTAAAAAAGGGCTAACACGCGCCCAGATGGCGGAAGAATTGCTGCTTGCGCACCAATCCGGCAAGCTCCGCGTGGCTATAGGCCGCGCCTCGGATTTCTATGGCCCAGGGGTGAAGCAGTCCTCCCTAGGTGATCGCGTATTTGGCTTCGCTCTAAGCGGTAAGCCTGTAGATCTGTTAGGTAACTTGGATGTGCCGCATACCTACACGTATATTGATGACTTCGCCCGAGGTCTTGTGACCCTCGGCCATGAGGATCGCGCGCTGGGCCAAGTATGGCATGTGCCAAGCGCTAAGACGCACACAACGCGGGAGATGCTTGGGCTCATCTTCGACGAGCTAGGCTCTGCGAGAAAAATCCGTACATCCTCACGCGGTATGGTGACGATGATTGGTCTTTTCCATCCGATGTTGAGGGAGCTCAAAGAGGTGTTTTATGAGTTCGAGCAGCCATTCGTCGTCGATCACAGTAAATACCTTGCTGCCTTCGGCGACCAAGGTACAACACCGCACGACGTCGCGATCCGCGAGACCGTGCGCTGGTATCGGCAGGCGATGGGGGAGTAG
- a CDS encoding MerR family transcriptional regulator, giving the protein MSQYIRIGLFSKIAQVTIRTLRHYDERGLLKPAYIDAATSYRYYTYDQLTRIHHIVVLKETGFSLDEIAVMIDQALTMDDMKRMMQKKKSELASQINEATQQMARIESRLHLLEQLGEKPAYEVGIKQVPALYVAGLRRIVPRPQDMPVYRCQMFEELEEALGESAIASAMQMEYVLYHMTEFIEENFDIEAAFCFPSTATLRPDGPVTLYEIPAEPLVASLVYKGPFMGVGDGILALFTWLGGNGYSQIGPVRELHLFGRENHLNDYNNVVVELQVPISK; this is encoded by the coding sequence ATGTCGCAGTACATTAGGATCGGACTTTTTTCGAAAATCGCCCAAGTGACCATCCGTACGCTGCGCCATTATGATGAGCGGGGGCTGCTAAAGCCTGCCTACATTGATGCGGCAACCAGCTATCGCTATTACACCTACGACCAACTCACTCGGATTCATCATATCGTTGTGCTGAAGGAAACGGGATTTTCGCTCGATGAGATCGCGGTGATGATCGATCAAGCACTCACGATGGATGACATGAAGCGTATGATGCAGAAGAAGAAATCGGAGCTGGCCAGTCAAATTAATGAAGCTACGCAACAAATGGCGCGCATTGAGTCAAGGCTGCACCTACTAGAACAATTGGGTGAGAAGCCTGCCTACGAAGTTGGGATCAAGCAGGTGCCAGCACTCTACGTGGCTGGACTTCGCCGGATTGTGCCGCGTCCTCAGGATATGCCGGTCTATCGCTGCCAGATGTTCGAAGAACTTGAAGAGGCGCTAGGTGAAAGTGCCATAGCCAGCGCCATGCAGATGGAGTACGTTCTGTATCACATGACAGAGTTCATTGAGGAGAATTTCGACATCGAGGCAGCGTTTTGCTTCCCGTCCACAGCTACTCTACGCCCAGATGGCCCCGTTACTTTGTATGAAATTCCAGCAGAGCCGCTAGTGGCCAGCCTTGTTTACAAGGGGCCATTCATGGGCGTGGGAGATGGCATTTTGGCACTTTTTACGTGGCTCGGAGGTAACGGCTACTCGCAAATTGGTCCCGTGCGTGAGCTGCATTTGTTCGGCAGAGAAAATCACCTAAATGACTACAATAACGTGGTTGTTGAGCTTCAAGTTCCCATATCCAAATAG
- a CDS encoding SDR family oxidoreductase, translated as MKALFIGGTGTISSAITRQLLDQGCELYLLNRGTRNASLPAGARILQADINDEAHVAKLIEDLSFDVVADFIAFEPSQLERDYRLFQGKTKQFIFISSASAYQTPLSDYRITEGTPLSNPLWAYSRNKIACEEYLIKQYREHGFPITIVRPSHTYDERSIPLGVHGSKGSWQVAKRMLENKPVLIHGDGTSLWTMTHNSDFAKGFIGLMGNLHAIGESVHITSDETLTWNQIYTAIADALGVQLHAVHVASEFLDACSTQDYRGGLLGDKANSVVFDNAKLKRLVPEFVATTRFDQGIKRTIAHILANPELQKEDPEFDVWCDNVVSALEAAKKAILG; from the coding sequence ATGAAAGCACTTTTCATAGGGGGTACAGGCACCATCAGCTCGGCAATTACGAGACAGCTGCTAGATCAGGGTTGCGAGCTATACTTGCTGAACCGAGGCACGCGAAATGCGTCCTTGCCAGCAGGAGCGCGCATTCTGCAAGCGGATATTAACGATGAAGCGCATGTTGCTAAGCTGATCGAGGACTTGTCCTTCGACGTCGTTGCTGATTTCATCGCGTTTGAGCCATCACAGCTGGAGCGAGATTATCGCCTTTTCCAAGGTAAAACGAAGCAATTCATCTTCATCAGCTCGGCCTCGGCATATCAGACGCCGCTTTCGGACTATCGCATCACCGAGGGAACGCCATTATCGAACCCGTTATGGGCTTATTCTCGCAATAAAATCGCCTGTGAGGAGTACTTGATCAAGCAGTATCGAGAGCATGGCTTCCCGATCACGATCGTTCGGCCCAGCCATACGTATGATGAGCGCTCAATTCCGCTCGGTGTGCATGGCAGCAAAGGGTCTTGGCAGGTGGCGAAGCGCATGCTGGAGAACAAACCCGTGCTCATCCATGGCGACGGCACCTCCTTATGGACGATGACGCATAACAGCGATTTCGCCAAAGGGTTCATCGGACTCATGGGCAACCTTCATGCGATCGGAGAATCCGTACATATAACGTCCGACGAGACGTTGACATGGAATCAAATTTACACAGCTATCGCTGATGCGCTGGGCGTCCAGCTGCATGCCGTGCATGTGGCATCGGAATTCTTGGATGCGTGCAGCACGCAGGATTATCGGGGCGGATTGCTCGGGGATAAGGCCAATTCGGTTGTTTTTGACAACGCGAAGCTGAAGCGTCTGGTGCCAGAGTTCGTCGCGACCACGCGGTTTGACCAAGGGATCAAGCGCACTATTGCCCATATTCTAGCGAATCCTGAGTTGCAGAAGGAAGATCCAGAGTTTGATGTGTGGTGTGACAACGTTGTTAGCGCGCTGGAGGCAGCGAAGAAGGCGATTTTGGGTTGA
- a CDS encoding SRPBCC family protein, with product MLADLQPVEGGYVVRYERHWQHTVDQVWAWLTENEKLVQWFPELEVVELREGGGIKFNMPNGTYLTMDILACVPKSVLAFTWDKDSVRFELHAESDGSCRVVFCEYVHHITEHTPRDLAGWHVCLDVIEALLDGRVIESRKDRWNSWYPKYKQLTDAEG from the coding sequence ATGTTAGCTGATTTGCAACCCGTTGAAGGTGGATACGTCGTTCGGTATGAGCGTCATTGGCAGCACACTGTGGATCAGGTATGGGCCTGGTTGACAGAGAACGAGAAGCTGGTTCAGTGGTTCCCAGAGCTTGAGGTCGTGGAGCTTCGAGAGGGCGGGGGTATCAAGTTTAACATGCCAAACGGGACTTACTTGACGATGGATATTCTCGCTTGCGTGCCGAAGTCGGTATTGGCGTTCACGTGGGACAAGGATTCTGTGCGGTTTGAGCTGCATGCGGAGTCGGATGGAAGCTGTCGCGTCGTATTCTGCGAGTATGTGCATCACATAACGGAACATACGCCGAGGGATTTGGCTGGATGGCATGTCTGTCTTGATGTCATTGAAGCACTGTTAGACGGGAGAGTCATCGAATCGCGCAAAGATCGCTGGAATTCCTGGTACCCGAAATATAAACAACTCACCGATGCGGAGGGGTAA
- a CDS encoding type II toxin-antitoxin system death-on-curing family toxin, protein MYIQVTLEQIIMFHDFTLEQDGGLSGIKDYGHLEAIWDKPFHHYFGEELYPGLAYKAAIYLESIAQAHAFNDANKRTAVLVMLAFLSMNGRPLRCSEKELFDITIALVTRQIDIGIATNWIALNI, encoded by the coding sequence GTGTATATCCAGGTCACTCTTGAACAAATCATCATGTTTCATGATTTCACGCTTGAGCAAGATGGTGGTCTCTCAGGCATTAAAGATTATGGGCATTTAGAAGCAATTTGGGACAAGCCCTTTCATCATTACTTCGGAGAAGAATTGTATCCGGGACTTGCTTATAAAGCGGCGATTTATCTCGAATCCATTGCACAGGCGCACGCTTTTAATGATGCCAATAAAAGAACCGCGGTCCTCGTCATGTTAGCATTTCTTAGTATGAATGGACGGCCGTTGCGATGTTCCGAGAAAGAACTTTTTGATATAACAATAGCCTTAGTAACTCGTCAAATCGATATTGGAATAGCAACCAATTGGATTGCTCTAAACATATAA
- a CDS encoding ABC transporter permease → MRNLNQLLLNEFIKLFTRVGTWVMTALVPLFAIAVGILCQHTSEEELHVNNVWQFMDLILTAIPNLMDIVTLFTIIVAAGIVASEFSGGTIKMLLIRPFSRSMILLSKYGTVLLYGLGLILLLLVSAFLTGGLLFGFSGASELHAGTTLTQSGYVWQAVGYSIIEWLVMVTLAFMFSSVFRASSMAIGISLFVLLTGAQLAYVLKPFAWSKFLLFANTNLLLYIDGRPLMASMSLSFSLIMLACYQVLFLGLAWFVFAKRDVAN, encoded by the coding sequence ATGCGTAATCTAAACCAACTCTTGCTCAATGAGTTCATCAAGCTGTTCACCCGAGTCGGAACCTGGGTGATGACGGCTTTAGTGCCCCTCTTCGCTATAGCAGTAGGTATACTTTGCCAGCATACGAGCGAGGAGGAGCTCCACGTCAACAATGTGTGGCAATTCATGGATCTGATTCTCACGGCCATCCCGAATTTGATGGATATCGTCACCTTGTTTACGATCATCGTGGCCGCGGGCATCGTTGCTTCCGAATTTTCGGGAGGCACGATCAAAATGCTGCTCATCCGCCCATTCAGCCGCTCCATGATCCTTTTATCCAAATATGGCACCGTTCTCTTGTACGGACTTGGACTGATCTTGCTCCTTCTAGTCTCAGCCTTCCTGACGGGCGGTCTGCTCTTCGGCTTCAGCGGTGCTTCCGAGCTTCATGCAGGAACTACGCTCACCCAATCTGGTTACGTATGGCAAGCGGTAGGCTACAGCATAATCGAATGGCTTGTCATGGTGACGCTGGCCTTCATGTTCTCCTCTGTGTTCCGAGCAAGCTCGATGGCGATCGGAATTTCCTTGTTCGTTCTGCTGACGGGCGCACAGCTTGCCTATGTCCTTAAGCCATTCGCATGGTCCAAATTCCTTCTGTTCGCCAATACGAATTTGCTGCTCTATATCGACGGCAGGCCGCTAATGGCTTCGATGTCGCTTTCTTTTTCACTAATAATGCTTGCATGTTATCAAGTTCTCTTCCTTGGTCTGGCGTGGTTTGTGTTCGCAAAACGCGATGTGGCTAACTAA
- a CDS encoding response regulator transcription factor, with protein MANSILLIEDDVAIAEMVRDHLKKDGLTVRHAPDGEAALRLFAEDSYDLILLDLMLPGVDGMEVLRRVRSTSTVPVLILSAKDSDVEKALGLGFGADDYLAKPFSLIELSARVKAILRRATHYASTPAANVESPILHIHELTLYPEEHLVTKQGQPLNLTAKELLILKLLMSHPKRAFSKEQIYRSVWNDAYYDDVNAIQVHISRLREKIEDDPANPRYIKTVWGIGYKMGDF; from the coding sequence ATGGCGAATTCCATTTTGCTTATTGAAGATGATGTTGCGATTGCTGAAATGGTCCGCGACCATTTAAAGAAAGACGGCCTCACCGTACGTCATGCTCCTGATGGGGAGGCGGCGCTGCGGCTTTTTGCCGAGGACTCCTACGACTTAATCTTGCTTGATCTGATGCTGCCTGGGGTCGATGGCATGGAGGTGCTGCGGAGGGTTCGGAGCACGAGCACGGTGCCAGTTCTGATTCTGTCTGCGAAGGACAGCGATGTGGAGAAAGCGCTTGGTCTTGGGTTCGGGGCCGACGATTATCTCGCCAAGCCATTCTCACTCATCGAGCTCTCGGCGAGGGTGAAAGCGATACTCCGACGTGCTACCCATTATGCCAGCACGCCAGCTGCGAATGTGGAATCACCTATTTTGCACATCCACGAATTAACGCTTTATCCTGAAGAGCATCTCGTCACGAAACAAGGCCAGCCCCTTAATCTGACGGCAAAAGAACTGCTCATTCTGAAACTGCTCATGTCCCACCCGAAACGCGCCTTCTCAAAAGAGCAGATCTATCGTTCCGTCTGGAATGACGCGTATTACGACGATGTGAATGCGATACAGGTCCATATTTCCCGGCTGCGGGAGAAAATTGAGGACGATCCGGCAAACCCTCGCTACATTAAGACCGTATGGGGGATTGGCTATAAAATGGGGGATTTCTGA
- a CDS encoding sensor histidine kinase, translated as MMLLLLGLCLLLGLLLIIQLWQRISQSRELRYLQTKLHAILDQESAEQVLLHTNSAQLQHLLIAINRLLQAGRKVEADYTRMENSIKKMVANMSHDLKTPLTVVLGLTETIVHDSSATDEERRRLSQKVHEKTLDILHLTNQFFELARLEAGDLTMPLTKIDVNEACRNGILFFYEMIESQGLDVAVAIPDEPVYAYGNTDALGRVLQNLLSNAIRYGNSGGIVGITLRHDAESVYIDVWDRGRGIGEEDRLQVFERLYTLEDSRNQTYQGSGLGLTITKRLVELMEGSITVHSTPHEKTVFTVRFPAIRF; from the coding sequence ATGATGCTGCTTCTACTCGGCCTCTGCCTCCTCCTAGGGCTGCTGTTGATCATCCAATTGTGGCAGCGGATCAGCCAGTCACGTGAGCTTCGCTATTTGCAAACGAAACTGCATGCCATCCTGGATCAGGAATCGGCGGAGCAAGTTCTCCTGCATACGAATTCGGCACAGCTTCAGCATTTATTAATTGCGATTAATCGGCTGCTGCAGGCGGGCCGTAAAGTTGAAGCGGACTATACCCGCATGGAAAATTCGATCAAAAAGATGGTCGCCAACATGTCCCACGACCTCAAAACACCATTGACCGTCGTTCTCGGCTTGACGGAGACGATCGTGCATGACAGCTCTGCCACTGACGAGGAGCGAAGGCGACTCTCTCAGAAGGTTCATGAGAAAACGCTCGACATTCTCCATCTGACGAACCAGTTTTTCGAATTAGCCCGGCTAGAAGCAGGCGATCTTACCATGCCATTAACCAAAATCGATGTCAATGAGGCGTGCAGGAACGGAATTCTTTTTTTCTATGAGATGATTGAATCTCAAGGCCTTGACGTGGCTGTCGCGATTCCCGATGAGCCTGTTTATGCTTATGGCAATACGGACGCGCTGGGGCGTGTGCTGCAAAATCTGCTCTCCAATGCTATCCGTTATGGCAACAGCGGCGGTATTGTAGGGATTACGCTGCGGCATGATGCGGAGAGTGTGTATATCGACGTGTGGGATCGCGGCAGAGGTATCGGTGAAGAGGATCGCTTGCAGGTGTTCGAGCGGCTATACACGCTGGAAGATTCGAGGAATCAGACCTATCAAGGCAGTGGCCTTGGGCTGACGATTACGAAACGGCTCGTTGAACTCATGGAGGGCAGCATCACCGTGCACAGTACTCCTCATGAAAAGACCGTGTTTACGGTCCGTTTTCCTGCAATTCGCTTTTGA
- a CDS encoding ABC transporter ATP-binding protein translates to MSTIIQTKQLTKRFKNTEVITSVNMRVRRGEIYGFLGPNGAGKTTVMRMLTNLVPPTSGEIELFGAPLTPRSYETMKRIGSIIEYPIFYEHLSARGNLELHCEYMGFYDQKAVREALDLVGLYDIGGKPVKYFSLGMKQRLGIARAICTKPELLILDEPVNGMDPSGIRELRDLFRMLSKEYGMTLLISSHILQEIEQLTDTIGVINHGRLVEEVSMEQIRERHNAYIEIVVTDTQQAVLVLEDRLALTNYKVMDRGAIRIYETSLAPVELNRLLVGHGIGVEALNKKSRSLEDYFLGLIEGGRRDAVEAH, encoded by the coding sequence ATGAGCACGATTATCCAAACCAAGCAGCTAACGAAACGCTTTAAGAACACCGAGGTCATCACGTCCGTGAATATGCGGGTTCGCCGCGGGGAGATTTACGGTTTCCTCGGGCCCAACGGTGCGGGGAAAACGACGGTCATGCGCATGCTGACGAATCTGGTGCCGCCGACGAGTGGTGAAATTGAGCTGTTTGGCGCTCCGCTGACACCCCGCTCCTATGAAACGATGAAGCGCATTGGCAGCATTATTGAGTATCCGATCTTCTATGAGCACCTGTCGGCGCGCGGAAATTTGGAGTTGCACTGCGAGTATATGGGCTTCTATGATCAAAAAGCGGTGCGCGAAGCGCTGGATCTCGTCGGGCTCTACGACATTGGCGGTAAGCCGGTGAAGTACTTCTCCCTCGGCATGAAGCAGCGGCTCGGCATCGCCAGGGCGATCTGTACGAAGCCTGAACTGCTCATCCTCGATGAGCCTGTGAATGGCATGGACCCGTCGGGGATTCGGGAGCTACGCGACCTTTTTCGGATGCTGAGTAAGGAATATGGGATGACGCTGCTCATTTCAAGTCATATTTTACAGGAAATTGAACAATTGACCGATACGATCGGCGTCATCAACCACGGGCGATTGGTGGAAGAGGTGTCGATGGAGCAGATCCGTGAACGGCATAACGCGTATATTGAGATTGTCGTCACGGATACGCAGCAAGCGGTGCTTGTGCTGGAGGATCGGCTTGCGCTGACCAATTATAAGGTGATGGACCGCGGTGCCATTCGCATTTATGAGACAAGTCTGGCGCCTGTGGAGCTGAATCGGCTGTTGGTAGGCCACGGAATCGGCGTAGAAGCGTTGAACAAGAAGTCACGCTCGCTCGAAGATTATTTCCTTGGGCTCATTGAAGGAGGGCGACGCGATGCTGTGGAAGCTCATTAA